In Polaribacter sp. Hel_I_88, the following proteins share a genomic window:
- the rplS gene encoding 50S ribosomal protein L19 produces MEALLKFVQDEFVTKKELAEFAAGDTITVYYEIKEGEKVRTQFFRGVVIQRRGTGTSETFTIRKMSGTVGVERIFPINLPSLQKIEVNKRGKVRRARIFYFRGLTGKKARITEKRR; encoded by the coding sequence ATGGAAGCTTTATTAAAATTTGTTCAAGACGAATTTGTAACAAAAAAAGAACTTGCAGAATTTGCAGCTGGTGATACAATTACTGTGTATTACGAAATTAAAGAAGGTGAAAAAGTTAGAACTCAGTTTTTTAGAGGAGTTGTAATTCAAAGAAGAGGAACAGGAACTTCAGAAACTTTTACAATCAGAAAAATGTCTGGTACTGTAGGTGTAGAAAGAATTTTCCCTATCAACTTACCTTCTCTTCAAAAAATTGAAGTGAATAAAAGAGGTAAAGTTCGTAGAGCTCGTATCTTTTACTTTAGAGGTCTTACTGGTAAAAAAGCTAGAATTACTGAAAAAAGAAGATAG